Part of the Ignavibacterium album JCM 16511 genome, AAAAGAAATCCTTATATGAAAAACTTTCTTCAATTGAAAAGAAACATGTAAATGTTTGGCTGGAGCATTTAAAGAAAAATTCTATTCCTGCGGGCAAACTAATACCAACCGTTAAAGCAAGACTATTGAGTAAGTTCAGTAAAAAATATGGTCCTTCTTTTCTGAACAAAATGATGCTGATGGAGGAATCTTCCGAAGTTAAATCTTATTTAAATTTATATAAAAACTCTAATTCATCTCAAACGAAAGATATTGCATTGAGACTCGCAAAAGATTCTGCTTCTCACGCACAATCTTTGATGACATCTTCTGGTGCACAGTCTGAACCTTGGCATACAGCCGAATCAGGTGGATTGCTTCGTAATGTTGTGTACGGATTTAACGATGGATTAACTGCAAACTTTGGACTAATTGCCGGAGTAATAGGTGCTGCAGCACATCCTCACATAATTCTGATTTCTGGAATTGCCGGAATGATAGCTGATGCTCTTTCAATGGGCTCATCCGGATATTTGGCTGCTGTTAGTGAAAAAGAAGTTTATGAACATGAAAAAGCGATGGAAGCTGAA contains:
- a CDS encoding VIT1/CCC1 transporter family protein produces the protein MIDNKTKKIWKKRLQEEVDAAFLYKTLSELVRDEKKKSLYEKLSSIEKKHVNVWLEHLKKNSIPAGKLIPTVKARLLSKFSKKYGPSFLNKMMLMEESSEVKSYLNLYKNSNSSQTKDIALRLAKDSASHAQSLMTSSGAQSEPWHTAESGGLLRNVVYGFNDGLTANFGLIAGVIGAAAHPHIILISGIAGMIADALSMGSSGYLAAVSEKEVYEHEKAMEAEEIKLMPELETEELALIYEAKGIARDEALKRASEIMQNPEQALEDKMHEELGLAERSISPLTEGWVTGLSTAIGALIPIFPFFFFEGSIAIWSSFIISMLSHFLVGAARSFFTGRGIFRSGFDMFIVGFGVAAVGYVIGDLILKFLM